The Branchiostoma floridae strain S238N-H82 chromosome 12, Bfl_VNyyK, whole genome shotgun sequence genome segment CCTCTGCAGGTTGATGACGGCCGTGACGCCCAGAGCTGTCTTCATCCCGTGCGTGATGTGTGCGGGGATGCGGGGGCACGACCCCACCCACAGGTTCTCCACCACCTGGAGGATGGATGCACTTTATTGCtcgtatggcaacaactactaaactaggtacaggtacaaaacaacaaaatagcaCCAATAGCATAAAAAGgattgtcactgacgaaaattgGTGGATGCtagctgaaacgtctgaccgttcccaaaaccatatccagttgcttgagtaactgctttttggcgtatctcattacctggatgtctaatcttcatcgacgcatGATCAATAGGTTTTAAAGTGATGTATACTGTTATAGATTATTGTATACATTACTATTATTATACTGTTACTTTAGTTTGTTGATTGGTAACgttgtttattttctattatttctttgtttatacTATTCTGTGTACGTTACTATGTAGTTACAGTGCACGCCTGGAGAGTAGAGTGCTATAGCACTGAGTGTATTCAAcattgtataaagaaaacagaaataaacacaTAAATAAATACCATAAATGAATAACTACAGTACAGTAATGTGTGAATGCTCACCTCCGAGTAGTGCATGGTCCTGGAGTCACAGATGGTGTAGTAGAAGCTCGCCGTGTGTTCTAACGTGTGCGGGTCGCCATCGGGCTCCTTCCACGCCGCCACCGGGGTCAGATACACCCCGTTCCCGACCAtgttcttctcctcctcctcggGAATCCACCATCTGTTGTGAGCTGGACCGCTCCCCTCCCACTCCCAGgcgtcgcccccctccccaccaccagTGGTGGACCTCCTCACGAACTTGTACTGGAAGATCGCGGGTTCGATTCCCTTGTAGAGTTCGACGTCGCCGACCCAGAAGGACGCCTCTTCGGTGGTCTCGGGTGGGACCGCAGGGTGCAGGGGGACGGCTTTCGCCAAATTCCATTGTCCCAGCTCCTTCACTGACCCAACCACGGACACCGTAACGTCCTCATCAACGTAGGTGACCAGCCCGAAGCGTACTTTCACCATTGTTCCTTCGTCCTATGAGTGCGTGATTCCGCAATAACTCTGGGTTTCACCAGGAATGACGTGCCGAAAGCAGGTCACGGTCTTGCAGTTTTGGGAACGGCCCGCTCTCGGTCGAAATATGCACCTACAGAAGTTCAGTGTCACATCCGACCTTTACCACGTATGTCATGACTTCTCTCTAGATGagaacaacaaattgaaattgaaGCAACCGATCGAAGCTATCGCGTCACAAGCCGTTCGTTCTCCCAGACTCCGTTATTTTTGTACGCAGTCCGCTGTCATAACGCGAAATATGATACAACATCCTCGGGAATAACAATGTAACAACGTGGGGAGGTCTTCTGCCTATATCGGAATACCACAAGGTTATGCCTTAAGGACTAAGGGATTTCTCCTCATCCCTTAAGCTTCTTAAGTGTGTTGTAGACGTTAAAGATAAGGACACCGTCAGGGCACGCACCAAACCGATAAATGTTTAAGAGAGTGGTTTCAGTATCGCGCAAAGACCTTTGCACTATTTATGGGGGTCCGGACCATATCGGACCGCTGTCGGGATGGAATGGGGCCAAACTGCGCATATAAGCGCCAGTGGTAAATACCTAGTCGGGAAGTAAGGTGAGAGAGACACCCTGACGCCTGTCACGTACATGTACTGCCTATAGGGCGGTACCGCTGCGAAACGTGTTTATGAGCTATTATAACGTTAAACGTCCATTTAAACATCAGCAAtggctagcctccttcaccggcgtctctgggaagcttggcaatttttttNNNNNNNNNNNNNNNNNNNNNNNNNNNNNNNNNNNNNNNNNNNNNNNNNNNNNNNNNNNNNNNNNNNNNNNNNNNNNNNNNNNNNNNNNNNNNNNNNNNNgctttccggtgtatatttctttcccggcatatattcctttcccggcataatattcccggttaaaaatcgcgaatcgacctacccccccccccccaaaaaaaaaaaaaaaaattgccaagcttcccagagacgCCGGTAAAGGAGGCTAAGCAATGGCTATATTTCTTCAGAACTGATGAGGTTTTCAACTTATTCCTGCGACCTTATTAGTTGTTTTCCAAAGCAATCTCTCTTCATTGAAGCACCCAATGTCATGATATTTGTATATAATCCAAtagaattgtacaaaaaaatattCCCGTTATCGTCACACCAACGGACTTGATTCATTTGCAGTTTCCATTTTATCACCGTCCTTTACATGATACCCTATAAAATAATGTTTGCTATTTCAGTCAGATGATTTTTACCGAAAGGTGAGGGGCCACACTCGATGACGGGCCGCTATTTGCGGTGTCAAGGGCGGCTGGACTTTGGCACCTGTCAATGAAAACCCATAGGGTTGATCAATTGAGGATAGGGGTATTGTGGTGAGGGATGGGGTACAGTTTTGTCGTTTGATGCACCACGTgtaaaaaatttgaaataatctttcttttttccttctaTATCTGTTTATTCTTTTATCAAATGCTTTGACAtgataaaaatagaaattgaTAGAAGTAAAAATGATAATATAAATGAAGTCAACACATAGATTCTTTGATAATTTTCTTGCCAAAACCCCGCTACATTCTCTCATTGATAGGTGCACCGTGGCGTCTAAAAGCATTGCCCCGTTTACAGACATTAAGTGTATCATGGTGCAAACCGTGGCATGTAGCCAGCTCAAACACATACTACGTGTTGTACGTGTGAAACACGGGCTGCAAACACGTTAATCCATGTCTGGCCATACATCACTGCAACTGGCACGTCGTTAAAAATTGGAGAGCCACACCATCGTCCTGTAGACTccaggactccaggaagaatagcgatactacatttagtatcactaatggagatcccaataaaacaaacaaacaaacaaacgtcacTATGCAAACATTACGTCCTTAACCTTTTAGCACACCTGGTTTGAATCGAACGTCGAAAACATTAACGTCTTACAAATAATTCTAttgttaaataaaaaaaagaacgttTAGCTTTTATCTTCTAACGTGTGTACACCGATTTAGCGTAGCGTGTGCCCGAACATGTACTATCATATAGTGGTAAGTCACCCCTAACTATGAATCTGACGGTTGGGAGTTATAACTCTGGCTGGCCGACACGCTACTGGAAATGGTTACATTCCTTAGAACCGGGCGTTAAAAGTCGTTACCCACTGTACTACGTGCTTGTCGAAATGAGCTGGGGGAAAATTTCTTCGTGAAAGCGACCCGACGTGTTCCTAACGTCTGTTACTCCTGGAACGATCATCTAGTTTGAGGACACTGTCCTTCATATTCAATCATTTTCACCAGTGGAGATTCTCTAGTCCCCACATCTGGCAAGAACTTTTAGAAACAGATTTGAACTCAGATTTGTAATAAGGGTGAGGTTCGCGTGGCGACCTACTTGCGACATACCATACCGTGTCTCGCCAATTATGCTTGAGCAAAGTTGCTATCCAAGCCTTCCTGCTGGACCAACGCCATGTGTCGACAGGGGTCCCCACCACGCCCGCGCGCAGTCTCTTGAAGTTCTTGCCTGGTCCTGGCTGAGCACTATGCTGGAAGTCCGCTCACACCATAGGTGTCTTTTGCATgaattttcatatatatatgaatagtAAGAATGATAAGAATAATGACTTTGGCCTTAACTAGCCTGTATAATTCATGACGTTTCCGACAGTTTTTTAATGACACTCTGCTGATTCGTTGTCATTTCCCCCCAAATTCATTGTGGAATATTGTCGTTAAATGTTCAATATCAATATTGTAATAATCAAGTACACTATTTTTTCACGCCAACTTTTGTTATATAAAATGTGCGTAAAAATGTAACCTTCTGTTAGATAGCGAGACATCTGAACAATTTCAGAGCCGAATTCAGCCGAAATTGCAGTTCCCAGGAATACCTATTAtgcccgtccttggtgctgaacgtgcCATCACGTGACACTGCAAACAGGTTTCCTCAGCTTTACTCGTGTTTTATCACTGTATTCAAACGTAAAGAACGATATaatgaaacaaagaaacttTGATATTTTCCTGCTTGTCTCCTTACACGTTTAGCAGACATTTGATCATCGGCACTCTGGTTAACGTTATGTTGTTTATTGCCTTTCTTTAGAAAGAGAAGCCACATGAGCTAGAACTACATCAGCCGCACAAGACTTCCATACTCACAATATATAGTTTTACGATTATACCTGAAACAAATGAGTGCTCGGTTTTTCCCAGTGAAAGTTAGATGAAGAAATTCACCATGTCTGTTGACAACAACAAATAGTTTTATTCCAGTAGCGTCATGGTAAGCTATAAACCGTTAACGTTGCACGTAGACATTCTATAACTCTTTATGCTTAGCTTCGAGGTCCCCAGTTTTATATTTTTCCTGGATGGTCTCATTCCAAGCGACCGGAGGACATTCTATAAGCGACAGTCAGAGTCTGTGCAAACAATCATGAAAGACGATATCTCGACCTGGCAAACATGGGCATACGTTATCTTCCCGCCATTTTAGGGGCCGCGTAAATAATTATGCGGGCGCTTTAAATCATTTCGTAAACATTAGATCATGACATTGTCTTTGTTTGGAATGAAATACTGATtgattatatattatgtatgtattagTGTCGCTCAATCAAAACTTGGAAAAGAATTAATTACAGAAATTTGTGTTGTCTGCATAACACCCCTTTTGCTTAGTGGACCACCCCGTTTTTAACCCCTGACCTTCAGCCATCAATATATTTTGCTGCGACGCGAATCCTTCGATACTGTACGGTAAGATTTGCCCCGTGTTTGTGagcttgttgtttttctagTGCCACTGTAGTGTCAAGCAAAGGACTCCCAGTCCCACGGTAAGGCTTCTTGTACTTTCTGTGGCGAATCTTTCGTTAAGGGACGCTTTAGCAGTCATACCGTCCTAAAAATAGCATCTCTTgggtaggggaggggggcggaattTTGAGTATTTGGCTGCACGGGACGGACATGTTCTGTTACCGCTGTCGTCTGGCACTGTGCTAAATACGTAGTGGCCTGCTTTTGCAGTCGAGATAGTAAGCCAGAAAAGGCACGAGAAATTTGTTGGAAATTttggatataacgttaacgttatatgcagtCATAATCTACATAATCAATATGATGTTCTTGCGGCATGATATTTGTGTCATACTGTCTGTACTTTCATGCATATTCATAACTGTCCGTGAGTAATACAACATGGGTGCAAGGGCTGTGTCAAAGGGCTGTGCCCACATGTGGTTAGTCAATATAATAAAGATGTTACTCTGTAGACGTTATGTATAAGAGTTGTCTTAATTTAGCCGTGGGGCGACTGTTGTGTTAGGACTATTGCATGCAGTCTTATACATTAACCCTACCATTACCAACAGTCGCGGATGGGTGTGTTGAGGCAAATGAACAAATCGCTGAGTAACCATGCCGCTGCACTAATCCTCAGAACTCTTGCTTGGCGTCCCTGACTTCCTAGCAGCCTCATGTGCCAGGGCATATTTCAGGAGACAAATTGAATAAGGGCTTGTAATTCTCTCATTTCTCTGTTTCTAGTTCAAACTCAAAGATGTCAGGGAAGCAAGATGGCGACAAGGAGCGGGAGGGCTACTCCATCCTCAAAGTACTATAAGTTGGATCCTACCTCTGGCCAGAGACAAATGAAATTAGAGCTTGTAATTCTGTCATTTTTCTGTTTCCAGTTCAAACTCAAAGATGTCGTCAGGGAAGCAAGATGGCGACAAGGAGCGGGAGGGCTACGCCATCCACTAAGTACTCAGTTGGATCCTATATCTAGACAACTAAATGCAGAGCtatctgtaatttttttctcacTAGTTCAAACTCAAAGATGTCGTCAGGGAAGCAAGATGGCGACAAGGAGCAGGAGGGCTACTCCATCCACAACCCGGGAAACCCGGACTTCCAGCGCCGCATGGCCTCAGCCTTCGGCAACCTGGAGCATCTGAATCCCGGCGGGGGGCGGACACAAGAACGGGACTCCCGCGGTCCCTGGCAGCGTCCCCCCGCCCCCGACTATGTGGTCAACCCCAACAGGTGGACCCACTACAGCCTTCAGGGTGACCCTGTTTTTTATTAGGCTATCATAGGTACGATTACTGACTTCTATCTGTTTAGTATAAACTTGAACATTCTAGTAATTTCTACAGTTAAAAAGTgcatacgtcgatgaaggttagacatccagccTAGACATGAAGGTTAGACTACAGCCTTCAGGGTGACcctgtttttttatttatcatagGTACGATTACTGACTTTTATATGTTTAGTATAAACTTGaaagttcaacaagtaaaaagtttttttgtttgtttgtttgaacctttgtttattcatgaaagctcaagtTGACcagcaggctgcttttcattgaggtcataaggggagaggcaagggtcagacaacgagAGATACAGTTTAAAGTATCAGACAACGAGAGATACAGTTTAAAGTCCTAATAAGTCTTATAAgcctatttacataattttacatacatggtacaaaacaaataATAGCGAGAGACAAAGTCCAtacttcgatgaaggttagacatccaagtaataagatacgccaaaaagcggttactcaagcaactggatatgattttggaaacggtcagacgtttcaaacaacatccgttgtttttcgtcagtgacacggGAGAAATCTTGTTGTCAGGGTTtttatatatcctagctgtgaattgatatgcaaaagagatctagttagaaaacaggtttatcctaactatatGAATTAATATGTAAAAAGGGGAGGAGGACGAATTTTCAAAAGTccaatatcatacatgtaggtacgaTTGAATTCAACACCATTCATGTGCATATCGTTAATTAGTTTAGTCTACAGACATTAAGATTAAAATTCTAATTCATTTAAGGGAGTTGGGTTTATTTTAGAAGTACGTAATGGTTTTAGGACCTTGGCAACAAAAGCATTTATTGATTGAAAAATCTGTAACGTATTTCATGTGTGAAAATGTAGCTGTGTGCCAAGTAAGTTCCGAAGCAATCGTTGTTCATATTTCATGGTATTAAGTGCAACGTGTGCATGTCTTTAATTAGTTTACAGTCGTTAGACTCCCAATTCATTTTCGGTAGTTGGACTCATTTCCTAAGCTTATATTGATTTTCATTTCTACGAACTTGGCAATGGAAGTATTCCTTGATTGGAAAAGAGgaatttatttcatttgtagCAATATTACGTAACTCAGTTGTGTGCCAAGTATGTTCCagagtaagatttttccatacATTAAAGTATTGATAATCTATGAAATCAGATAAATCAGGCTCCATATCTCTAATGGCAATGTAGATCAAATACGCTAGATACATTAATGCTTACAGAGAATAGTCTCATCAGCAAAAGCTTCAGTTGCCCACGATTTCAATCGCTTAAATATATGATCATAGGAGGAAAAGCAAGCAGTAAATGGCATGAGTAAAAACTTCCaaaaaaacatgtcacatgCTGTAAATGCTAAAGGGTGTAAATTATCATTGATATGAGGTGAATTGGTACTTTCCATGCAAATACCGAGTGGGTCCTTAAGTTTAGCTGTGTCTGTTCTGTGACTTCTTGACTTCTCACACACTCAAAAGGCTAAAGACTGGAAAGTATCATTGATATGGGTGAATTGGTAAGTTTTATATTGATATCTTTCAGCACAAACACCAAGCAGATCGTTATTAACTGTGTCTTTTCTGTGATTTGTTCTTAccttacagaagaagaagatctgAACGACCAGACCAACCGAGCCGCCGCGCTGGACTTTCTGGCAGACCTCCGCAGACGACACAACGACGCTCAGCCCCTCAACATCTTCGAAGACTCCGACTCcaaagaggaggaggaagacgaagaagaagatgaagaagatcAGAAGGATGAAGAGgatggagaaagaaagaaagaagaagacaagAAGGGAGAGAAGAAAGAAGCCGCCAAACAACAGTGTCCCCCCAAGTCGTCCAGCAGACCGTGGGACCCGGAAGGCCGTGTGGGCAGACACAACCTCCCCCCTCCTCCCCCGATGATGTTGATAAACCCCCCGCTCAGCGTCCACTCCTCCCTCTCCAAGCGCCCCATGCAGAGCGTCCCCCTCCCGAAGACGTCCGGCAGCGCGGCTCTACCCAAGGCGGAGGTGAGACCATCCGTCGGCAACACCGCCCCGGACACCACCTACTTCAGACCAACCTTCCAGCCCAGATGGAACCGCGCCGGCGACCACCAGGGAGGGAAGACGGATGTTGGAACGGCCGGTGCCCCCCCTCCGGACAATGGGAACAAACCGGACAGCGCGTCGCGCTGGATGAGCGGGACCTACACCATGCCGGAGTACAGAGTCGGCCAGAAGAGGAAGGCCTCTCGACCCACAAGGCAGGCCTCAGATGTTGGCCAGAAGGAACAGCCTGCCGCCATGGGCCTCCAACATCTCCAGTGgtatgatgatgaggatgatgaagatgacGATGCGGTACCCACTGGTGTATCTTGGGAAGCCTCAACAGAGCGGCCTTCAGAGGATACCTCTTCACACACAGCAAAGAAGGCTAAGAAGAACATTCGCCCGCGTCATGATGACTAGCGATAGGAACGTTTGAAACTTAGGGGAAACATTTAGGGAACCTATCACTGATCACGATCAGTCTTaattatatgatatacattcaaaccTTACATAGCAAAAGCAGTCCTTGTCAGATGAACAACAGACATATAGCAAAATGTCAAACTTGCTAGGAGGTCTAGCTCGTGTTTGACACTGAAAAGCAGTTCTGTTACCAGCTACTTAGATACAGATATTTGTCACAAACAGATAGTTTACCAtcctcacatacatgtacactttcattaatgataaaaatgtatgGTACGTTTCCTTTTTACTTTGTAATGGGGTATTTTTTGTACAAGTGTTTGAATAGACTTGGAATTACAATTTTTGAAATATTGTTACATCTTTGTGTTCCAGTTTTAAGGAACTTTTGAAATGATGCAAGTTAAATGcatgtttattttgcatttttgtaaattATATAATTTCTATTCAATTAGACTTTGAATTTGCAATAGGGAgataccatgtttttttttactattgcATTATATCTTGATGTgccaatgtatatatatttgcttTTGAGTGAGATTGTAATCATAACTTTTCGTAGTAAGGTAGGAATTCAAAAGATATTGTTCAATAAGGTATCAAAGCTACCATCAGCCAGTTTGCATGGTTTCCATTTCCTTTTaattgctgtggttttaagctATCAAGATTGAAGTTAGTGTGAACAAATTGAAGAAACATCGAATCATGTTCTTGAGCgtaaaaacagaaacaagagCTTTTGTTCAAGAGATTGAATGCGTAGTGTCACCTTTAAGTATTTATTACAAAGATCTTGCCAATGTTTTTGTGTAACAATATTCAAGTGTAACTTTCAACATCAaggaaaacatttcatgatgAACAGCACTGGTCATGGAATGGTCGACAATCCACCGACTCTATGATGTCAcaattatgcagatagaacacatgacttgttgatcagtggatcataagttgcagaaagtttatGGCGTCCCCCGTCTCAATTAAGGGCTGGGTTATTATTCCTCACAATCATTCCTTTATACAGACGGAGGATGCCGTAAACTTTCTGCAACTGTTGATCCACTATTCCTCTTTGCTGTAAATTACAGTTGAATCTTACTACAGAATGAGTTTTACTAATATAGACAAACATTCTAGTAAATTTCTGCTTGGTTTAACGGTTTAAACTCTCTACAGAGCAAATACAAGACATAGAACCCTTGGGGATGGACCCCTTGTAGTGAGACTGGCTCCACTCTGAAGGGTGATGTAACAATACACAACATGGAGTAATGAGACTTTTGCCTGGGCTTTTTAACAAGCATGTACTAATAATGAAAGCAGGACACTCAGATGTTTCATTTAAAGCATGTAAATTGCCAGGACACACCCTTGAAGCCAGAGCAAGCCGGTTCTTTTAATGAAATTATATTAGTCCATTACTATATTGTAGTTGTTACGTATTGGACTATTGTACTTGTGCATGACGTGATATTAGAGAGACTACTAGATCCTCTCTTTGTGTGTATATGCTGATCATGAATGAACAGTATCCCGAAAAGGGACATTTTTCTCTGACAATTACAAACGACGTATCTTTGTGATGTTTATCTGATCTGTTGATGAGTTGTCAGGATAAGATAATAAACAATTGATGTATGAAACCGTGTTTTTAATGGTGTCATCACTGTGGACATGTTTgagtattctccaagcacagAAAAGGCTGGATGGTTTTTAATTTCTATTTcgtctttttgttttctttttggcaAGTGGACAACTAAAACtgacaagatagaaagcaaGATAAAAATACCTTAAAAAGTCCAAAACCACCCagagccttacctctgcttggagaataatgtTAAGGgatcacatactagtacacaggCGGGACGCCTTATTTGGTGCCTCACATACCGACCATAACTCTCCCCAAATAAAGCGCAACTGGGCTCTGATATTTCACACTGGGTCTGTATAAAGACATCACAAGCTTGTCCTTATAAAACCTGGTTTGatcaaaaataaaatgtatatgatCATAATTTAGCAAATTTTATGTGCTGTGTTGAATTTGGATGTTGTTTGGGACTTGCAAAATAACTTGTCCTCAAATCTTAAACATCTCTGAAAAACTGagaaatctacaaaatgtactcgGCAAGCTCCACCATGCGTCCTGAGGTAGTACTGCAGGACGTCCACtgcaaaaattggcaaaatattgCCTTGGCTGTTTTGGAAACCACTGGGTAGACttgaacatatacatgtagtggttCCTTTGTGCCAAATAGAtccgagatatcaaaactggaagttcaaCTGCAGTACCGTACTgtagaaagctgctaggaggcccattattgaacttgaactttgtatgttgatgaaggttaaacaaccaggtaataagatacactaAATAatagtcactcaagcaactgggtatgattttgaaaacagatatgtgtttcagatagcatctactGTCTTTTGACACGCCATTTACAGCTCAAATTATGCTGTCCATAAACACAGGAAAGTGTAGGGGGAAATATTACAGAAAACCAAGACATGTCAtgccaaaccagctgtcaaccaatcagagaataggctttccgttttcaaaagctgtctcgcatgtataagggtaacctcataaatatttataagcaggtctgtcaggaactaagggtgacggttgaaagaaaAGAGTACATCCAGAccggcagtttggctgttggatgtccctgcgtaggaggatggatgCCCATGGCATAGTACCAAAGCAAATGCCAGAAGATTAGTGTTGCAGCGCCCCCTGTTGAACCATGGTGCAGGTGCACTTAAGAAAGTGCATCATGTTACCAGAGCCTAGCCAACGAACTATATCTATcttaaatttgaaaaattagcTTAATCTCTGCCTAACATAAAAATGCATGTTGCAACTAAAGCATTACTATTGTCAAGGAGGTATAGTCTCTCTATAAACTCCTTGCTATTGCAAGGCATCACCAAAAATGATGCATGGGTTGAAGACAAATTTTAGGCCATTTTATTCTATGAAAGTTAATTTGCCTTTACAGCATGGTGAACAGAATTATCAAAattgatacattgtacaaaattgtttgAAACTAGCTTCCAAGTTTACTTCGGATACCTTTTCTAAGATCAAAGATACAATTTCAAACAAATATCATGTTCATACAAATACTTCAAATTGCCCTTTTtgcattacatttgtatttagtaTATAAAACAACCTTTTTGCACTATCAAAATACATAACAATATGCAACCTTATTGGTAGATCCTTTTTGTCTAGTTATATGTAAAAGGGgtattttgacaaaatgtggACACGACAAAAATATGAC includes the following:
- the LOC118427298 gene encoding uncharacterized protein DDB_G0286299-like encodes the protein MSGKQDGDKEREGYSIHNPGNPDFQRRMASAFGNLEHLNPGGGRTQERDSRGPWQRPPAPDYVVNPNRWTHYSLQEEEDLNDQTNRAAALDFLADLRRRHNDAQPLNIFEDSDSKEEEEDEEEDEEDQKDEEDGERKKEEDKKGEKKEAAKQQCPPKSSSRPWDPEGRVGRHNLPPPPPMMLINPPLSVHSSLSKRPMQSVPLPKTSGSAALPKAEVRPSVGNTAPDTTYFRPTFQPRWNRAGDHQGGKTDVGTAGAPPPDNGNKPDSASRWMSGTYTMPEYRVGQKRKASRPTRQASDVGQKEQPAAMGLQHLQWYDDEDDEDDDAVPTGVSWEASTERPSEDTSSHTAKKAKKNIRPRHDD